GCTGCTCGCCGCCCTCGGTGCTGGGAACGCGCAATGTGATTGCCGGCGGGAATTCGCTCAACGCGGCCATTGCCGGAGGCGTTCTGGTGATTGGCGACAGCCACGGCGGCGCTATCGAACAGGCGGCCAGAATTATGCAGGAATGGGCCAAAAAGGATGGTGAGGTCACCAAACTTGCGGAGGAACTGGTTGCCGATTTGAATAATAAAAAGAAGCGGATCCCGGGATTCGGTCATCGCCTTCATAATGTTGACCCGCGCACTCTAAAACTATTCGAAATTGCGAAACGATGCCATTTTTCCGGACGCCATATTGAACTCTGTCTGGCCATTGAAGCGGCGCTGGAAAAGCAGAGTGGGAAGAAGCTCCCGATCAATGTTGACGGCGCTATTGGGGCGGTGATCTCCGATATGGGCTTTGACTGGCGGCTGGGAAAAGGATT
This genomic window from Candidatus Zixiibacteriota bacterium contains:
- a CDS encoding citryl-CoA lyase, encoding MAENEWKSAITDIAPGKIRVRGYDITDIMEKLSFAETVFLILKGELPTKAEGEMMRAILVSSIDHGCSPPSVLGTRNVIAGGNSLNAAIAGGVLVIGDSHGGAIEQAARIMQEWAKKDGEVTKLAEELVADLNNKKKRIPGFGHRLHNVDPRTLKLFEIAKRCHFSGRHIELCLAIEAALEKQSGKKLPINVDGAIGAVISDMGFDWRLGKGFFIISRVPGLLAHAYEEMTREKPMRQLGNTHFTYDGPPPREIK